Proteins found in one Etheostoma spectabile isolate EspeVRDwgs_2016 chromosome 14, UIUC_Espe_1.0, whole genome shotgun sequence genomic segment:
- the LOC116702216 gene encoding SOSS complex subunit C-like translates to MAANPPGQGFQNKTRVAILAELDKEKRRLMQSQSTNSPGANIPFSPRASLKEARDSAEQQHIAAQQKAALQHAHVHSSGFFITQDSSFGNLILPVLPRLEPGV, encoded by the coding sequence ATGGCTGCTAACCCTCCAGGACAAGGCTTTCAGAACAAGACCCGTGTGGCCATCCTGGCGGAGCTGGACAAGGAGAAAAGGCGGCTGATGCAGAGCCAGTCCACGAACAGCCCCGGAGCCAACATCCCATTTTCACCCAGAGCCAGCCTGAAGGAGGCGAGGGACAGCGCGGAGCAGCAGCACATCGCCGCCCAGCAAAAGGCCGCCCTGCAACACGCTCACGTCCACTCTTCCGGTTTCTTCATCACTCAGGACTCCTCGTTTGGGAACCTCATCCTCCCGGTGCTCCCCCGACTGGAGCCCGGTGTTTGA